The DNA sequence TTCCATCGGTGATAACATAATCAAAATCACTGGTTTTATAGAAGACAAAGAAGTCGTAGGAGTCAAACTTTTTGTAATCAATCAGGAGATATTTCTCAATGGATTTATTGAGGGCTAACTCTTGGATGGTACCTTCAGACTCGCTGTAGGTGGCTACCGTATCCTTGTAGACAGCATTGGCACTGATGAATGCCTTGGAAAAGACTAGACTTTCAATATTATTGCTGGCTAAGGACCCCACAAAAGCCCCAGTGATAGGTCGGTACTCACCACCAATCAGTAGGAGATCGACACTGTTACTATCCTTCAAAATATCAAAGATGGGCAGGCTGTTGGTAATAATCCTCAGCTTTCTGTCCACTAATTCTTGGGCCAAGAATTCTAAGGTTGTTCCTGGCCCGATAAAAATTGTTTCCCCATCTTGAATCCGCTTGGCAGTGTAAGAAGCGATTTGTTTCTTCT is a window from the Streptococcus criceti HS-6 genome containing:
- a CDS encoding DeoR/GlpR family DNA-binding transcription regulator, which produces MIKKERLNWILDQLSQQSIITVNAIMDALKVSDMTVRRDLAELEKEHRLIRIHGGAQSINLSNRQEKTNVEKQSQQVAEKKQIASYTAKRIQDGETIFIGPGTTLEFLAQELVDRKLRIITNSLPIFDILKDSNSVDLLLIGGEYRPITGAFVGSLASNNIESLVFSKAFISANAVYKDTVATYSESEGTIQELALNKSIEKYLLIDYKKFDSYDFFVFYKTSDFDYVITDGKLSNDKKNEYEEFTRVLKANEG